A region of Lycium barbarum isolate Lr01 chromosome 1, ASM1917538v2, whole genome shotgun sequence DNA encodes the following proteins:
- the LOC132609179 gene encoding uncharacterized protein LOC132609179, whose protein sequence is MENGELNCEPSDLRISYMINALSTRRKTHPSFIMNDRQVVLYMLDVAVDGSRPVLRINVVERSQVGSTSAAPPPPTKPPLPQPPADEASMEHEGMGDHFMDMDDPNSDDEECDGNYGGDGQPPKGSQRNHNFGDGTGFYCGQTFENKEYLKVLLNKVAIKTLFCFKPNKSNNKYYKVECTSADCGWMLRANKYDNSDRFHIYKYIGDHTCGVEHVTSTHKHASAAVLASVLMNDYIDNKGPTTKEIQRTVFREFHFKPSYWQCWKAGVTAKNMVRGTLEHGYACLPAYSYMVENLNPGSRICISLDDADRFKYYFVAYGACIRGYKHMRKVITVDGTHLYDKYEGVLFSAAAQDTENYIYPIAFCVADKECYESWTYFFEQLRYIIADEPDMCIISNRHKSIANSVFRIFKHAHHGLCMKHLGDNLRKNFQCGDSLHVYYDAAKAYGYHKFNEHFQQLRKKCPEAANCPECDIRFDKWCRAYFPANRYDVLTTNIAESLNSMLRDKREYPVTTLFTSISRRFSKIFRQRRAYISSSINLFVPSAEKTLREKMSEGDSLFVNNINGDADEFTVVGSGLTAKVNLLNKTCTCREYDMVKLPCAHAMAALRLKYGPDYDSSIYEYSSPIYKVQSYILAFGETINVVPAE, encoded by the coding sequence ATGGAAAACGGGGAGTTAAACTGTGAGCCTAGCGACTTGCGCATTAGTTATATGATTAATGCTTTGTCCACTAGGAGAAAAACCCATCCTTCTTTCATAATGAATGATAGGCAGGTGGTATTGTACATGCTTGATGTTGCTGTTGATGGTTCTAGGCCTGTTTTAAGAATAAATGTTGTTGAGAGGTCTCAAGTTGGTTCTACATCAGcagcaccacccccacccacaaAACCACCACTGCCACAGCCGCCAGCCGATGAAGCTTCAATGGAACATGAGGGCATGGGTGATCATTTTATGGATATGGATGATCCTAATAGTGATGACGAAGAGTGTGATGGAAATTATGGGGGTGATGGGCAACCACCAAAGGGTTCACAAAGAAACCACAACTTCGGTGATGGAACCGGTTTTTACTGCGGGCAAACATTTGAGAACAAAGAGTATTTAAAGGTCTTATTGAATAAAGTTGCAATAAAGACCCTGTTTTGTTTTAAACCAAACAAGAGTAACAACAAATATTATAAGGTTGAATGCACCTCTGCTGATTGTGGTTGGATGTTGCGGGCCAATAAGTACGACAACTCGGATAGGTTTCACATTTACAAGTACATTGGTGATCACACTTGCGGGGTTGAACACGTTACGAGCACTCATAAGCATGCCTCGGCAGCTGTCCTTGCATCAGTCTTGATGAATGACTATATTGACAACAAAGGGCCAACGACAAAGGAAATTCAGAGGACGGTTTTCAGGGAGTTCCATTTTAAACCAAGCTATTGGCAATGTTGGAAGGCAGGTGTAACGGCTAAGAACATGGTTAGGGGGACACTGGAGCACGGGTATGCTTGCTTACCGGCTTATTCATACATGGTTGAAAATCTAAATCCAGGCTCCAGAATTTGCATTAGTCTTGATGATGCGGACAGGTTCAAATATTACTTCGTAGCTTACGGAGCTTGCATTCGAGGATATAAACACATGCGAAAGGTTATTACCGTTGACGGCACACATTTATACGACAAGTATGAGGGTGTGTTGTTTTCCGCCGCCGCACAGGATACTGAGAACTATATCTATCCAATTGCTTTTTGCGTGGCGGACAAGGAGTGTTATGAATCCTGGACCTACTTCTTCGAGCAGCTGAGGTATATAATCGCCGATGAACCAGACATGTGCATCATCTCTAATAGGCACAAGAGCATAGCCAACAGTGTTTTCAGAATTTTTAAGCATGCTCATCATGGACTATGCATGAAGCATCTTGGTGATAACCTTCGAAAAAATTTCCAATGTGGAGATTCTCTTCATGTGTACTATGATGCAGCAAAGGCATATGGTTACCACAAGTTCAATGAACATTTTCAGCAATTAAGGAAAAAATGCCCTGAAGCTGCTAATTGCCCCGAGTGTGATATTAGATTTGACAAGTGGTGCAGGGCATATTTTCCAGCAAATAGGTACGATGTGCTGACCACAAACATTGCGGAGTCACTAAACTCAATGTTGAGGGATAAAAGAGAGTACCCTGTGACTACCTTATTCACTTCTATTTCTAGGAGGTTTTCTAAAATATTCAGGCAGAGACGTGCATATATCAGCAGTTCAATCAATTTATTTGTGCCTTCGGCTGAAAAGACGCTAAGGGAAAAGATGAGTGAGGGCGACTCCTTGTTTGTCAATAATATAAACGGGGATGCCGACGAGTTCACCGTAGTCGGCAGTGGCCTAACTGCCAAAGTCAATCTACTGAACAAAACCTGTACTTGTAGAGAGTATGACATGGTGAAATTACCGTGCGCTCACGCGATGGCAGCCTTGAGATTGAAGTACGGACCTGATTATGATTCAAGCATCTATGAGTATTCCTCGCCCATTTATAAAGTTCAATCTTATATTCTTGCATTTGGTGAAACTATTAATGTAGTCCCTGCAGAGTAA
- the LOC132609172 gene encoding uncharacterized protein LOC132609172 — MGAFERLNQLKRQYKITFMTLQEPFCRNTKIDKCRRGLGYQFAYANCSNKIWILCDELLECNIIHDTEQHLTCTINTGNGQITVTFVYAKCEANLREELWDELRNMASSCNNPWMVIGDFNCIIDPDEKRGGNQHRMSESMPLINCMMDCELEDAGFIGSKFTWCNGWAPRERIWKRLDRALINQQWSQQYNITTITHLVRTGSDHAPLLITVSNNNNVPPKYFKFLNLWVDEPGFMDVVQNAWNIETEGSKMWQFHVKLKNTTKNLSWWSRNCIGDIFNNTKEKEKMVAELEDQCQQNNNEENRMKLNQANANLIRHYKVEEAFWKQKSSIKWHNEGDLNTRFFHSVMASKKNRLLLTKIKNDEGNWIEGVNDIAKEAIMFFEKQFTRENIVMEDSILSCLPRVIDLGDNEEMCKLPTL; from the coding sequence ATGGGTGCCTTTGAAAGACTAAATCAGCTCAAAAGACAATATAAAATCACTTTCATGACTCTTCAGGAACCTTTCTGCAGAAACACCAAAATTGACAAATGTAGAAGGGGTTTGGGGTATCAATTTGCATATGCCAATTGCTCTAACAAGATATGGATCCTTTGTGATGAATTATTGGAGTGTAACATTATACATGACACTGAGCAACATCTCACATGCACTATCAACACTGGTAATGGGCAAATTACAGTCACTTTTGTGTATGCCAAGTGTGAGGCTAACTTAAGGGAAGAGCTTTGGGATGAGTTGAGAAACATGGCTAGTAGTTGTAATAACCCATGGATGGTGATTGGGGACTTCAACTGTATTATAGATCCTGACGAAAAAAGAGGGGGTAATCAACATAGAATGTCTGAGAGCATGCCTTTAATTAATTGCATGATGGATTGTGAATTAGAAGATGCAGGTTTTATAGGCTCAAAGTTTACTTGGTGTAATGGTTGGGCCCCAAGAGAGAGAATCTGGAAGAGATTGGATAGGGCATTGATAAATCAACAATGGAGTCAACAATATAACATCACCACTATTACCCATCTAGTAAGGACAGGGTCTGACCATGCACCTCTTCTGATAACAGTGTCTAACAATAACAATGTCCCTCCAAAATACTTCAAATTTTTGAATTTGTGGGTGGATGAACCAGGTTTCATGGATGTTGTTCAAAATGCCTGGAATATAGAGACTGAAGGTAGTAAAATGTGGCAGTTTCATGTGAAACTCAAAAACACTACCAAAAATCTGTCTTGGTGGTCCAGGAATTGCATTGGAGATATATTCAATAACACCAAGGAAAAGGAGAAAATGGTGGCTGAGTTGGAAGATCAGTGTCAGCAAAACAATAATGAAGAAAACAGGATGAAGCTTAATCAGGCTAATGCCAACTTGATCAGGCATTATAAAGTGGAAGAAGCTTTTTGGAAACAAAAATCTAGTATCAAGTGGCACAATGAAGGTGACTTGAACACTAGATTCTTCCACTCTGTCATGGCTTCCAAGAAAAACAGGCTTCTACTCACCAAAATCAAGAATGATGAAGGAAACTGGATAGAAGGAGTCAACGACATAGCCAAGGAAGCCATTATGTTCTTTGAGAAACAGTTCACTAGAGAGAACATTGTTATGGAGGATTCTATTTTAAGCTGTTTACCAAGGGTGATTGATCTAGGAGATAATGAGGAGATGTGCAAACTTCCTACTCTTTAA